A single Candidatus Anaeroferrophillus wilburensis DNA region contains:
- a CDS encoding photosystem P840 reaction-center cytochrome c-551, translating into MKKLLFIMALGTATLFLLAYPKTGVLAADNQHQQLFESKCSKCHALDRVKNAHQTKAQLSETIKRMAKKQGADISAEDLEALDEYILTLDLDTGS; encoded by the coding sequence ATGAAAAAATTGCTTTTCATCATGGCACTCGGAACGGCCACGTTGTTTCTGCTGGCATACCCAAAAACCGGCGTTCTGGCTGCCGACAATCAACATCAGCAGCTCTTCGAGAGCAAATGCAGCAAATGTCATGCACTTGACCGGGTCAAAAATGCCCACCAGACCAAAGCGCAGCTGAGTGAAACTATCAAGCGGATGGCGAAAAAGCAAGGCGCTGATATTTCAGCAGAAGACCTTGAAGCGCTGGATGAGTATATCCTAACCCTGGACCTTGATACCGGTTCCTGA